One segment of Vidua macroura isolate BioBank_ID:100142 chromosome 24, ASM2450914v1, whole genome shotgun sequence DNA contains the following:
- the IL10 gene encoding interleukin-10: MRTCPRGTAVPILLLLLLGTAPARAQPSCLHFPELLPAKLKELRIKFEEIKDYFQSKDDDLSIQLLSSDLLEEIKGRLGCQSVSEMMGFYMEEVLPRAMRTSAEHQHSMGDLGNLLLSLRAMMRRCHRFFTCEERSRSMEHIKETFSRMDKNGIYKAMGEFDIFINYIEKYLTMKRRN; encoded by the exons aTGAGGACCTGCCCCAGGGGCACAGCCGTgcccatcctgctcctgctgctgctgggcaccgcgcccgcccgcgcccagccctcctgcctgcaCTTCCCCGAGCTCCTGCCCGCCAAGCTCAAAGAGCTGAGGATCAAGTTTGAGGAAATTAAGGATTATTTT CAATCCAAAGATGACGACCTCAGCATCCAACTGCTCAGCTCTGACCTGCTGGAGGAAATCAAG GGGAGGCTCGGCTGCCAGTCGGTGTCGGAGATGATGGGCTTCTACATGGAGGAGGTGCTGCCCCGCGCCATGAGGACCAGCGCTGAGCACCAGCACAGCATGGGCGACCTGGGCAACCTCCTGCTGAGCCTGAGAGCCATGATGAGGCGCTGT cacagattCTTCACCtgtgaggagaggagcaggagcatgGAGCACATCAAGGAGACCTTCAGCAGG ATGGACAAGAACGGAATCTACAAGGCCATGGGAGAGTTTGACATCTTCATCAACTACATTGAAAAATACTTAACAATGAAGAGAAGGAACTGA
- the LOC128818687 gene encoding interleukin-20-like, whose protein sequence is MRGSPLFLCLFSVSCWVNLMPTAGDKIFHFGTCRVSISMTEIRAGFTAIKTNIQSRDPIRTLSILSHPHSLHKVKSSDRCCITYQLFTFYVDKVFKHCRTEDSFVNRKISSIANSFLSTRRKLGQCREQNNCLCGEESTEKFKQILANYEGLNVTSAAMKSLGELDILLDWMEKSR, encoded by the exons ATGAGAGGATCCCCCCTGTTCCTCTGCCTCTTCTCCGTGTCCTGCTGGGTCAATTTGATGCCGACAGCTGGGGACAAAATCTTCCACTTTGGAACCTGCAGGGTTTCCATAAGCATGACAGAGATCAGGGCTGGCTTCACAGCAATTAAAACCAATATT CAATCCAGAGACCCCATCCGGACCCTGAGCATCCTGTCCCACCCTCACTCCCTCCACAAGGTCAAG TCTTCAGACAGATGCTGCATCACTTATCAGCTCTTCACCTTCTACGTGGACAAGGTTTTCAAGCACTGCAGGACCGAGGACTCGTTTGTGAACAGGAAAATCAGCAGCATCGCCAACTCCTTCCTCAGCACGAGGAGGAAGCTCGGGCAGTGT CGTGAGCAGAATAATTGCCTGTGTGGGGAGGAATCCACGGAGAAATTCAAGCAAATACTCGCAAACTATGAAGGG CTGAATGTCACATCTGCAGCCATGAAATCCCTGGGGGAGCTGGACATCCTCCTGGACTGGATGGAGAAATCTCGTTAG